The Apium graveolens cultivar Ventura chromosome 10, ASM990537v1, whole genome shotgun sequence nucleotide sequence CTGGATTTATTAACAATTTACAAGTAAATGCTGGATTTTAATAATGTAAATTTCATTGGCCTTGCTTTTTTTAATCAAATATTGGATTGAGCCAATTCATTTTACTCAACATAGGAATGCAAAATGGGGAGAAACATTGCTGGAATGTGGTGGTTATAAACTTTAACATCATTTCAGGCTTGCATATTTCATATCTGCCTTGATTTTTGATTAGCAGGTGTGTTTTCCTAAACCATGAGAATTGATGTATAGAAGACCACAAGGATGGATTTTCATTATCTATACCCATAATTATTTATCTATGATTTTGTCAATAAAACTCTTGCTGAACATGAACAAAACTGTACTACATTATTTGTAGCCTGTTTCTCTGAAACATTTTTTAGAATTAGGTTCAGTTAAGACCTACACATTACATAACCCAAATTAAAGCATGTAACAGCTAGAAATCTCGGCAAGAGCATGATCCATCCTTAAAATGGTGAAAATATTTATTGTCCTTTATAATGATCTCCCTCCCTGAAATTTTTGAGGTCACCTTCGCAAACTGATGACAATTGCGACAAACACGAAGATTTTTTGTCACACGAATTGTTTCACCAGCTTGTGTGCTGATCAGCCCAAAAGACATTGCCAGCAATTCACTGTGTCCAATTGGAATACATTCCCTCTCCTCGTCAACATCATGCAAGCTGAAATCAGTATTGGGCATTATGCCGTCTTCTTCTTCCATTTTGCTCATTAAACACTTCAATTCCCAATAAATTTTCTCTGATCTTGGGTGAGTAACATCCCCAGTTCCAAATACATGAACTTTGTTTCTGAATTCTATCCAGCTATAAGCTTTCTTTGGAGTCAAGGCCATGTCTCTGATTGTTTCTTTAAGTTCCTCTACCATGTCAGGTTTTCCAGCACAAGCATACAAATTGGACAGCAACACGTAGTTATCTGCATTAAGAGGTTCCAATTCACATAGCTGCTCAATGACCCGCTTTCCTGCACTTATATTTTGGTTGACCCTGCATCCATCTAAGAATGCTCTCAGCACCTCTGCTTGTCGTGCAATCTGTCTCCCCTCAATAAGACTCCTTGCCTCATCAAATAATCCAGCACGAGCAAGAAGAGCAACCATTAAGGCACAAGTGGCTACCTTGGGTGACCTTATGCAGTTAAAGACAGATTGACCCTCTTCAACCATAATGGCAGTACAACAAGCATAAAGAACAGCATTTTGTGTAATCCAGTCAATATCTTTGGTTGAGCTTTTCACTATCTCCTGGAATAATTTAACTCCAAGTTCTCCTTTTCCGTGTAAACTGTATCCCAATATCATCACAGTCCATGAAATGTTATCCTTCTTGCTCATCCGTGAATAAATCTCTGAAGCATAATCAATGAGTCCCGACTTTACATACATGTCTGTAAGAGCATTCTGCACTTTAATATTCATGTCAATGCCATTCCTTAACAAGTAGCCATGAATTTCCTTCCCATTCTTATATGCCGGCATCCTTCCACAAGCTGGAAGGACACTTGAGACAGAGACAACATCAGGTTTCAAATATTCAGCATTCATCTGCCTAAACAATTTCAAACCTTCATTGAACTCTCCCTTCTGCACATAACCGCTAACCATGGCAGTCCACGAAATTTTATCCCTAGATTTCATCTGATCAAAAACCAAGCGAGCTTCACGTATACTCCCGCAATCAATGTACATCTTTAAGAGTGAATTGCTTACCAGAACATCAAACTCCAGCTCACAACTTTTAGCA carries:
- the LOC141690126 gene encoding pentatricopeptide repeat-containing protein DOT4, chloroplastic-like encodes the protein MDANFSSMYIHHHFLSNPDKPIPNSIYLKQFSSLNHGFAVKFEDYNMRHKVLDKMPDSHHTFAWNTLIQTHLRSGDFDRAVTTYHQMLLKGVRPDKHTLPRILSVSRLLGCLQLGKQLHGQAIKNDLSSSHYVHSALLELYGRLDGAEAAKRVFDKSLVVKSTVSWTLLAKLYVKEGKPNLAIELFNEMVRSNTEIDSLSLATAIGACGLLKSLQEGRNVHRIAKSCELEFDVLVSNSLLKMYIDCGSIREARLVFDQMKSRDKISWTAMVSGYVQKGEFNEGLKLFRQMNAEYLKPDVVSVSSVLPACGRMPAYKNGKEIHGYLLRNGIDMNIKVQNALTDMYVKSGLIDYASEIYSRMSKKDNISWTVMILGYSLHGKGELGVKLFQEIVKSSTKDIDWITQNAVLYACCTAIMVEEGQSVFNCIRSPKVATCALMVALLARAGLFDEARSLIEGRQIARQAEVLRAFLDGCRVNQNISAGKRVIEQLCELEPLNADNYVLLSNLYACAGKPDMVEELKETIRDMALTPKKAYSWIEFRNKVHVFGTGDVTHPRSEKIYWELKCLMSKMEEEDGIMPNTDFSLHDVDEERECIPIGHSELLAMSFGLISTQAGETIRVTKNLRVCRNCHQFAKVTSKISGREIIIKDNKYFHHFKDGSCSCRDF